The Solanum lycopersicum chromosome 9, SLM_r2.1 genome window below encodes:
- the LOC101253427 gene encoding 5-OH-xanthotoxin synthase-like, translating to MIMIIFILLVTLPIVLNFLAKKDRKNVMPPGPLGLPFIGNLHQYDGLTPHIYFSKLAKKYGKIFSLKLGSTPIVVISSAKLAKEVLKIQDLTFCSRPSFLGQQKLSYNGRDIGFAPYNDYWREMRKICVVHLFSLKKVQSFSPVREDEVSRMITKISQQATASQITNLSNLVISLTSTIICRVAFGIRYDEEAHEKRRFDELLAVAQEMMARFFFTDYFPMFGWLDKVFGNISRLEKNCKELDEFYEELIEQHLNPNKPKSMEGDIIDLLLQLMKEQSTPIDLTLDNIKAILMNIFVGGTDTSAATVVWAMTALMKNPKVMKKVQEEIRKSIGTKGFVNEDDVQNMSYFKAVIKETFRLYPPAPILVPRETMKKSTLEGYEIQLGTIIHVNSWAIARDPEVWENPEEFMPERFLNSDIDFKGQDFELLPFGAGRRGCPGIALGVATVDLMLSNLLYAFDWELPCGMKKEDIDTNVMPGITMHKKNDLCLVPKNYF from the exons atgattatgataatttttattcttttagtaACTCTTCCTATTGTACTCAATTTCCTAGCAAAAAAGGATAGGAAAAATGTTATGCCACCTGGTCCTTTAGGGTTACCATTTATTGGAAATTTGCATCAATACGATGGTTTAACCCCTCATATTTATTTTTCGAAACTTGCcaagaaatatggaaaaatattttcattaaaactTGGTTCTACTCCAATAGTTGTAATTTCTTCAGCAAAATTAGCAAAAGAAGTGTTAAAAATACAAGATTTAACATTTTGTAGTAGACCTTCTTTTCTTGGTCAACAAAAATTGTCTTACAATGGTCGTGATATTGGCTTTGCACCTTATAATGACTATTGGAGAGAAATGCGAAAAATTTGCGTTGTTCATTTGTTCAGTTTAAAAAAAGTACAATCCTTTAGTCCGGTTCGTGAAGATGAAGTATCAAGAATGATCACGAAAATATCTCAACAAGCAACTGCTTCtcaaattacaaatttaagtaatttagTGATTTCACTAACGAGTACTATTATTTGTAGAGTTGCTTTTGGTATTAGATATGACGAAGAAGCGCATGAAAAGAGGAGATTTGATGAACTTTTAGCAGTGGCACAAGAAATGATGGCGCGGTTCTTTTTCACGGATTATTTTCCTATGTTTGGTTGGCTTGACAAAGTATTTGGAAATATTAGTAgacttgaaaaaaattgtaaagaaTTAGATGAGTTTTATGAAGAACTCATTGAACAACATCTTAATCCCAATAAGCCAAAATCCATGGAAGGAGATATTATTGATCTTTTGCTACAATTGATGAAAGAGCAATCAACTCCCATTGATCTCACTTTGGACAACATAAAGGCAATTCTCATG AATATATTTGTTGGTGGAACAGACACTAGCGCGGCTACAGTAGTATGGGCAATGACAGCCTTGATGAAGAATCCAAAAGTCATGAAGAAGGTTCAAGAAGAAATTAGAAAATCAATTGGGACCAAAGGCTTTGTGAATGAAGATGATGTTCAAAACATGTCTTATTTCAAAGCAGTGATAAAAGAGACATTTAGATTATATCCACCAGCTCCAATCCTAGTACCAAGAGAAACAATGAAGAAATCCACACTAGAAGGGTATGAAATTCAGCTAGGAACTATAATTCATGTGAACTCGTGGGCTATTGCAAGGGATCCTGAAGTATGGGAAAATCCAGAAGAATTTATGCCCGAGAGATTCTTGAATAGTGACATTGATTTCAAAGGCCAAGATTTTGAGTTGCTTCCATTTGGTGCAGGACGAAGAGGTTGCCCAG GTATTGCACTTGGTGTTGCGACGGTGGATCTTATGCTTTCAAACCTTCTCTATGCATTTGATTGGGAATTGCCTTGTGGGATGAAGAAAGAAGATATTGACACAAATGTCATGCCTGGAATTACTATGCATAAGAAAAATGATCTTTGCCTTGtcccaaaaaattatttctag